From Heteronotia binoei isolate CCM8104 ecotype False Entrance Well chromosome 3, APGP_CSIRO_Hbin_v1, whole genome shotgun sequence, a single genomic window includes:
- the NIT2 gene encoding omega-amidase NIT2: MQLLKGVMANFRIALIQLQVSAAKKDNLDRVAGLVKTAAAQGAKLVVLPECFNSPYGTQYFPEYAEKIPGESTQKLSEVAKECNIYLIGGSIPEEDAGKLYNTCTVFGPDGAMLAKHRKIHLFDINVPGKIRFQESETLSPGNSFSVFDTPFCKIGLGICYDIRFAELAQIYAQKGCQLLVYPGAFNLTTGPAHWELLQRGRAVDNQVYVAAVSPARDEKASYVAWGHSTVVNPWGEVIAKAGTEETVIYAEIDLKKLIEVRQQIPILSQKRSDLYTVQAKTE; the protein is encoded by the exons ATGCAGCTGCTGAAGGGAGTCATGGCCA ACTTCCGGATAGCACTTATCCAGCTTCAAGTATCTGCTGCCAAAAAAGACAACCTGGACCGAGTTGCTGGACTTGTAAAGACTGCAGCTGCACAAGGAGCAAAACTTGTAGTTCTGCCA GAATGCTTCAATTCTCCCTATGGCACACAATATTTTCCAGAGTATGCAGAGAAAATTCCTGGTGAGTCTACACAGAAGCTCTCTGAAGTTGCAAAGGAATGCAACATATACTTGATTGGAG GTTCTATTCCTGAAGAGGATGCTGGGAAGTTGTACAATACATGTACTGTTTTTGGTCCTGATGGTGCTATGTTAGCAAAGCACAGAAAG ATTCATTTGTTTGACATCAATGTTCCTGGGAAAATCCGGTTCCAGGAGTCTGAAACTCTGAGCCCTGGCAATAGTTTCTCTGTATTTGATACTC CATTCTGCAAGATAGGACTTGGGATCTGCTACGACATCCGCTTTGCTGAGCTTGCTCAGATCTATGCACAGAAAG GTTGCCAGCTCTTAGTGTATCCTGGGGCTTTCAATCTGACTACAGGTCCTGcccactgggagctgctgcagAGAGGACG AGCTGTTGATAACCAGGTCTATGTGGCTGCTGTATCTCCTGCTAGGGATGAAAAGGCATCTTATGTAGCCTGGGGACATAGCACTGTAGTAAATCCATG GGGGGAAGTCATAGCCAAAGCAGGCACTGAGGAAACTGTTATATATGCTGAGATAG ACCTAAAGAAACTTATAGAAGTTCGTCAACAAATCCCCATTTTGTCTCAAAAACGTTCTGACCTTTACACTGTTCAAGCAAAGACTGAATGA